One segment of Chelmon rostratus isolate fCheRos1 chromosome 17, fCheRos1.pri, whole genome shotgun sequence DNA contains the following:
- the prr12b gene encoding proline-rich protein 12, producing MERNYPASGFGDLGAGTGWSYDRSAKASLVYGSSRSSHPDSELLHRQAYGTPHPLQGYATNHHPGSSRQGGAWGAAGRTLGLSGLFDASLHHASPSGPDPSVMNLISALESRGPQPPPSASSLLSQFRTPSWQTAMHTPAPAELFISGALPGSTSFPSSSALSAYQHPGSFSGRSFTPSLSLQDTPTFSPTSNGLLSPHDPLLHIKTPSQSSLGFDRLLSSQSATYRSSQEPPAPPQTQVPSTSSSCHLPPPQFNLLSSQLHNQSSQLYNASMFSSTPALRPTAAPLAPPPQPPPERAVSRQDSVIKHYQRSSPARSTTLPLQQYVSCGGSSGYQQVASHHRHSGVSCSPLGEQSPSSDPKPSPRMESKTYRPIIQPPSTSSSSGTKGAKSSSSSSGYSSSGSASSSSRTPHTPPSASSSSSSSSTSTGSLSAPSRQQPPPQSAPAPPPLPVVSSTLVQQPAPKQCLSTYGSPSVAKSNTGLPDQTPPQHHTQSCSPSQPPPTHMAQSYGGFNSPHAQDLNSGAGSTGGKAFTGIGSGGRSFSAEIVFGDSSFGSAALRRAGSPSIGYGGAGGSTGSVPISGAAVLGVGSAGSGSGAAAVGNGGSNSYHMPESSPSPSINSTISHPGLHSPASARPTHSPGGSGATKYLSSILSPAYMSSPQGFPDAQQAQSQYHSTPPKLKTETNMLGVERSQDEEEDDDDFLIHHLLHAQSSTAHPSQHHPPPQQLPQSLPQARDGEGKGLTYEINKISEERYHLQSVIRTNSTTSSSDAGTAIGDTATGLNSQLDISQKKQQQTKSELTISKSTAGGVGGITDSFPHSHTTHSHQQQHDSLGSVVHYGRGDHYTQHPHSQHSHHTSHVSSHSQQHSQHSRHTQHTQHPQHSQHSQPHSHSHSHPHMELKKPSDANDNAYLCNTPDVQQARQTVPLSLMDSPPDPPQQTHMLQSVLSHTTRTKMDGQQAPSQQQQQQQQHPLNQQAMMGSAGGAGPAGVESHPQNQSSQLQLQLQTQGIDTHYSLGGQPRDQTRASQNSVSPLDMLEQSLSRTNNRDSGGALDRTGVGVAVTGGEGGGGDRHRQQHRLTPHHHSQQTASGLHDFLSEPDLGLSTPSHLHHLNQPQAHAHHQQQPHTHHQLSHSQLAHPHSHQMAANMGTPQQQQQPQQREPETQLSHSQLDQLKQHQFDTVSPVGKVGQNQAQQPQRFAPLTSICFPDSLLHDEDRSFFPEMEDMFCSTDYKSSCAGDSASGQAQESLTQGHGQGQEGMEALKSRGAGEGYDMVAHHSDQGYGQYCHSLPGTGNGNLHLDLDSMKTHELPSTVNTDQLGLIQSQTPTLGLSSAVQGDGSVNKIMGAVGVGGSSSTTGLSSPIFCSSRPKKLLKTSSFHLLKQRREPQPQTKKNYAQEYEFEDDEDKADVPADIRLNNRRLPDLLPDLVSSCRKAGGVSGVSGLSPLMGDMDFCHPSSYSSLGQQPQHPPHDGPKKRGRKPTKPKREGPPRPRGRPRIRPLPEPPYCRGLMGSVAGESRRGRGRGRGRGRREEGLVEMHQDLNKSQSLPYHHQQQHQQQQFNQEQHLQQHPHQHHRQQADHHQAPQQQQQHHLHHQQQHDSCPHHQQHHQQQQHQQHHHHHQHHHQQQPSQQDPIRPIKIKLPIPMLPSESLLRTDSLSSTEPGLSDGSMGSAPSLGLSPGPSTTMDISRNELNQTQDKMMKHQQKMAWKKETDDPLNPEAWATIQKLSSSADEKVFDFKPGFMASFLDFLKTGKKQSGLELGHDGGAQEALNPCSSMKGGIRPLSPPPPLLPSTPPQQTTGTFSEEGQGEGPGLALSSCSSPCKPLDEELKRNLETLPSFSSDEEDSVSKNQDLQKSISSAISALYDTPHSLAAAMASAMVKVPPTLSPPTPQEPPLSPPLPGEGKIVDNEDMMRDSQKLHQGTMEKQEEEEEERMSEMHILEVPNVEDSPSGPVFAPTLPSPSPSISPSPPTYSSPSPLPPLCLSVPSPLQIQQDEEEANITYPISEQQQSSLQPAPTAGTSPPPSTSPPAMPSSPLSSLPLGQSIPPPSTTPPPSSSDQDQEPEVGQPSPSSSSPSSSSSPPPSPPTPEEAPASQRLTSLHLAKKQTDAAIAGESEEEDSESGGEGIFRERDEFVVRTEDIGTLKMALQTGREPPPIWRVQKALLQKFSPEIKDGQRQFCATSNYLGYFGDAKMRYQRLYVKFLENVNKKDYVRVCSRKPWHRAGQTLRRQSLPKQLPTIHSQTPPRVERDDRDKDKQKEREMKDREQREKEKQDRERKERERQEREQKEREIQEREWKEREQKEKEKKHRDQSERERQEREQKETEKQERERRDKERDKREKEQQESERREKEREQKDRERKERDKERAREQKEKDGREKEKDKDKQKDVDKEKKDREIRERDGTVEFARLKEDKRGGVKKMECQSRTKTSKDNAGPPPKKRKKWLKEVLSSSSESDSSPLSDDEGLLRGGANSRAMREMFRSYVEMLVSTALDPDMIQALEDTDDELYLPPMRKIDSLLCEQKKRLLRRVNMSAQHQEALHIFPKMTADPLESGAVKVHLGGEGYNRKTLNWVKRSIPKQQDLKLSIETCRIYSLYHSLHHYKYHTFLHCKKETDSIEQAAEDPGQEEVVQQCMANQGWLESLFNSFMELLSLSAKA from the exons CCTTGTGTATGGGAGCTCCAGGTCATCTCACCCAGACTCAGAGCTGCTCCACCGGCAGGCCTATGGCACCCCACACCCCCTCCAGGGCTATGCAACCAACCACCACCCAGGAAGTTCCAGACAGGGCGGGGCCTGGGGTGCTGCTGGACGCACACTTG GCCTGTCAGGGCTGTTCGATGCCAGCCTCCACCATGCAAGCCCATCCGGTCCTGATCCCTCCGTCATGAATCTGATTTCAGCTCTGGAGTCCCGAGGTCCACAGCCCCCaccctctgcttcctcccttctctctcagTTTCGCACTCCCTCTTGGCAGACTG CAATGCATACCCCGGCCCCAGCGGAGCTTTTTATTTCAGGGGCACTTCCAGGTTCcacctcctttccctcctcctcagccctTTCTGCATACCAGCATCCTGGCTCCTTCTCTGGACGATCTTTCACTCCCTCACTATCCCTGCAGGACACGCCCACATTTAGCCCAACGTCTAATGGTTTACTATCCCCCCATGACCCCCTGCTGCACATCAAAACACCCTCTCAATCCAGTTTAGGCTTTGATCGCTTGCTGTCTTCCCAGAGTGCCACCTACCGAAGCTCCCAGGAGCCCCCGGCCCCTCCTCAGACCCAAGTCCCTTCCACATCCTCCAGTTGCCACCTGCCCCCTCCCCAGTTCAATCTGTTGTCCTCCCAGCTCcataaccagtcctctcagctcTATAATGCCTCCATGTTCTCTTCCACACCAGCCCTTCGACCCACGGCAGCCCCTCTGGCCCCGCCGCCCCAGCCTCCTCCAGAGAGAGCAGTTTCCCGTCAGGACAGCGTGATTAAGCATTACCAACGTTCGTCTCCAGCACGGTCCACAACACTCCCTCTGCAGCAGTATGTCAGCTGTGGTGGGTCATCGGGCTACCAACAGGTAGCAAGCCACCACCGGCATTCCGGAGTGTCCTGCAGTCCCCTGGGGGAGCAGAGCCCATCCTCTGACCCCAAGCCCTCACCACGGATGGAGTCCAAAACATATCGACCAATCATCCaacctccctccacctcttcttcaTCTGGCACTAAAGGAGCCAAGAGTTCCAGCTCCAGCAGTGGCTATTCCTCCTCTGGCTCAGCATCATCATCTTCCCGTACCCCACACACTCCACCatcagcctcctcttcatcctcttctaGCTCTACAAGCACTGGCTCCTTGTCTGCTCCCTCTCGTCAGCAGCCCCCACCTCAGTCAGCACCGGCACCACCTCCTCTACCAGTGGTGTCATCCACCCTTGTTCAACAGCCAGCACCCAAACAATGTCTCTCCACCTATGGCTCTCCATCTGTGGCCAAATCTAACACAGGCCTACCAGACCAGACTCCTCCCCAGCATCATACTCAGTCCTGTTCTCCCAGTCAGCCTCCACCTACACACATGGCCCAGTCTTATGGAGGCTTCAACTCACCTCATGCCCAGGACCTGAACTCTGGAGCAGGGAGCACTGGAGGGAAGGCCTTTACTGGTATAGGCTCAGGGGGGCGCTCATTTTCTGCAGAGATAGTCTTTGGGGACTCAAGCTTTggctcagctgctctcagaaGAGCAGGCAGTCCTTCCATAGGGTATGGGGGTGCTGGAGGATCAACAGGAAGTGTACCCATATCAGGAGCTGCTGTGCTTGGAGTTGGATCTGCAGGATCAGGGAGTGGGGCTGCTGCAGTTGGTAATGGAGGTAGCAACTCTTACCACATGCCTGAGTCTAGTCCATCACCCTCTATCAATTCTACTATCAGTCACCCTGGATTGCATTCTCCTGCTTCTGCTCGACCTACACATTCCCCTGGAGGCTCAGGGGCAACCAAATACTTGTCCTCTATCCTCTCTCCTGCTTATATGTCCTCACCACAAGGTTTCCCTGATGCACAGCAAGCACAGAGTCAATACCACTCAACACCACCCAAGCTAAAAACAGAGACCAACATGCTTGGAGTAGAGCGATCccaagatgaggaagaggatgatgatgatttccTCATCCACCACTTGCTACATGCCCAGAGCTCAACTGCCCATCCATCACAACATCACCCACCTCCTCAGCAACTACCCCAATCACTGCCACAGGCCAGGGATGGGGAAGGTAAGGGACTGACCTATGAAATTAACAAGATCTCAGAAGAGCGCTATCACCTTCAGAGTGTCATTCGTACCAATAGCACCACCAGCAGTTCAGATGCTGGAACGGCAATTGGTGACACAGCAACTGGCTTAAACAGTCAGTTGGACATATcacagaagaaacagcagcagaccaAGTCAGAGTTGACCATATCAAAGTCCACTGCTGGAGGGGTTGGAGGGATCACTGACTCTTTTCCCCACTCCCATACTACCCACTCCCACCAACAACAGCATGATTCCCTGGGCTCTGTGGTACATTATGGAAGAGGGGACCACTACACACAACATCCACACTCCCAACATTCCCATCACACCTCACATGTGTCCTCACACTCTCAGCAACACTCTCAGCACTCTCggcacactcaacacacacagcaccctCAACATTCTCAGCATAGCCAACCCCATTCCCACTCACACAGTCACCCTCACATGGAGCTGAAGAAGCCTTCTGATGCAAATGACAATGCCTACTTGTGTAACACACCAGATGTGCAGCAGGCTCGACAAACAGTCCCCCTCTCTCTGATGGATTCGCCACCAGACCCTCCTCAGCAAACTCACATGCTGCAGTCTGTCCTTTCACATACCACCCGCACCAAGATGGATGGCCAGCAAGCCCcatcacagcaacagcagcagcaacaacagcatccTTTGAACCAGCAGGCCATGATGGgttcagctggaggagcaggtcCTGCCGGGGTGGAATCCCACCCACAGAACCAGTCCTCACAGTTGCAACTCCAGCTTCAAACGCAGGGCATAGATACCCACTACAGCCTTGGAGGTCAGCCAAGAGATCAAACCCGAGCAAGTCAGAACTCAGTATCTCCACTAGACATGCTAGAGCAATCTCTTTCTCGAACAAACAACAGAGACAGTGGAGGAGCTCTGGACAGAACTGGGGTTGGGGTGGCTGttacaggaggggagggaggtggtggagacagacatagacagcagcacagacttACGCCCCACCACCATTCCCAACAAACAGCCTCAGGTCTCCACGACTTCCTCTCTGAACCAGATTTGGGCTTGTCCACCCCATCACACCTGCACCACCTCAACCAGCCCCAGGCCCATGCCCACCACCAACAGCAACCACACACTCACCATCAACTGTCACACTCTCAGTTAGCTCACCCACACTCCCACCAGATGGCAGCAAATATGGGAACTccccaacaacagcaacagcccCAACAAAGAGAGCCTGAAACCCAGCTGTCACACTCCCAGTTAGACCAGCTCAAACAGCACCAGTTTGACACAGTGAGCCCAGTGGGTAAAGTAGGACAAAATCAAGCTCAGCAACCCCAGCGGTTTGCGCCTCTAACATCCATCTGCTTTCCAGACTCTCTTTTACATGATGAAGACCGCTCTTTCTTTCCTGAGATGGAGGACATGTTTTGTTCAACTGATTACAAGTCAAGCTGTGCTGGGGATTCTGCGTCAGGACAGGCTCAAGAAAGCCTCACCCAGGGTCACGGACAAGGGCAAGAGGGTATGGAGGCATTAAAATCAAGAGGAGCCGGTGAGGGCTATGATATGGTTGCCCATCACAGTGATCAGGGCTATGGACAGTACTGCCATAGCCTTCCAGGAACAGGTAATGGTAATCTGCACTTAGACCTTGACTCTATGAAGACCCACGAGCTTCCCTCCACTGTGAATACTGACCAGCTTGGCCTCATCCAATCCCAAACTCCCACTTTAGGATTGAGTTCAGCAGTTCAAGGGGATGGCTCAGTCAACAAGATAATGGGAGCTGTGGGAGTGGGTGGAAGTTCAAGCACTACGGGTTTGTCCTCACCTATCTTCTGTTCCTCTCGACCCAAGAAACTGCTGAAGACCAGCTCATTTCACTTGCTCAAACAGCGGCGTGAGCCACAAcctcaaacaaagaaaaactacGCGCAGGAGTATGAAtttgaggatgatgaggataaAGCTGATGTGCCAGCTGATATTCGCCTCAACAATCGCCGACTTCCTGACCTGCTGCCTGACTTGGTGTCTAGTTGTAGGAAAGCTGGTGGGGTATCAGGAGTAAGTGGGCTCAGTCCACTGATGGGTGATATGGACTTCTGCCACCCCTCCAGCTATTCTTCCCTTGGACAACAGCCACAACACCCCCCCCACGATGGCCCGAAGAAAAGAGGCAGGAAACCAACTAAACCAAAACGTGAAGGCCCTCCTCGTCCACGAGGAAGACCACGCATACGTCCTCTTCCAGAGCCTCCTTACTGTAGGGGGCTGATGGGATCAGTGGCTGGAGAAAGTAGGAGGGGTCGTGGGCGGGGTCGAGGCCgaggcaggagggaggaaggccTTGTGGAAATGCATCAAGATTTGAACAAATCCCAAAGCCTCCCATAtcatcatcaacagcagcatcaacagcaacaaTTCAACCAAGAACAGCATCTCCAACAGCATCCACACCAACATCACAGACAGCAGGCAGACCACCACCAAgcaccacaacaacagcaacagcatcacctacatcatcagcagcagcatgattCCTGTCCTCACCaccaacagcatcatcaacagcagcaacatcaacagcatcatcatcaccaccaacaccaccaccaacaacaaccatCCCAGCAAGATCCAATCAGACCTATCAAG ATCAAACTGCCCATTCCCATGCTTCCATCAGAATCCTTGTTGAGGACAGACTCACTGTCCAGTACCGAGCCAGGTCTTTCTGATGGATCAATGGGGTCAGCACCATCTCTGGGCCTGAGTCCTGGACCCAGCACCACCATGGATATCAGCAGAAATGAGTTAAACCAGACTCAAGACAAGATGATGAAGCATCAGCAGAAA ATGGCATGGAAGAAAGAAACTGACGATCCACTGAATCCTGAAGCCTGGGCTACGATACAGAAACTCTCCAGTTCA GCTGATGAGAAGGTTTTCGACTTTAAGCCTGGCTTCATGGCCTCTTTTTTGGACTTCCTGAAGACAGGCAAAAAACAGTCAGGCCTCGAGCTTGGACATGATGGAGGTGCGCAGGAAGCTCTAAATCCCTGTTCCTCTATGAAAGGAGGGATCAGGCCCTTatccccgcctcctcctcttctaccATCAACTCCCCCACAGCAGACTACAGGAACATTCAGTGAAGAAGGGCAGGGTGAGGGGCCGGGCCTGGCTCTCAGCAGCTGCTCGAGTCCCTGCAAGCCTCTTGATGAAGAGCTAAAGAGGAACCTGGAGACActgccctccttctcctctgatGAGGAGGACTCGGTCAGTAAGAATCAGGAcctgcagaagagcatctcaTCTGCAATCTCTGCCCTCTATGACACCCCACACTCATTGGCTGCTGCGATGGCTTCTGCCATGGTCAAAGTCCCACCCACCCTGTCCCCGCCTACTCCACAGGAGCCACCACTCAGCCCCCCTCTCCCT ggagaagggaaGATTGTAGATAACGAGGACATGATGAGAGATTCGCAGAAACTACATCAGGGGACCATggaaaagcaggaggaggaagaagaagaaaggatgtctgaaatgcacattttggAGGTGCCTAATGTTGAAG ATTCTCCATCAGGACCTGTGTTTGCTCCAACGCTTCCATCTCCATCGCCATCCATCTCCCCCTCGCCACCCACCTACTCTTCACCATCACCTCTCCCACCCCTGTGTCTCTCCGTACCCTCCCCACTGCAGATTCAGCAGGATGAGGAAGAGGCAAATATAACTTATCCTatttctgagcagcagcaaTCCTCCCTCCAACCGGCTCCAACTGCAGGCacctccccacccccctccacTTCCCCTCCCGCCATGCCGTCCTCACCCCTCTCCAGCCTTCCCCTGGGCCAGTCCATCCCTCCTCCGTCCACCACACCTCCCCCGTCATCCTCTGATCAGGACCAAGAACCTGAAGTTGGGCAGccttcaccctcctcttcctcaccttcttCATCGtcctctccaccaccatcacctccaACCCCAGAAGAGGCCCCAGCATCCCAGCGTCTTACCTCCCTCCACCTGGCAAAGAAACAGACTGATGCTGCCATAGCCGgtgagagtgaagaggaggacagtgaaAGTGGAGGTGAGGGAATCTTTCGTGAACGAGATGAGTTTGTGGTTCGAACTGAGGACATCGGGACTCTAAAG ATGGCCTTGCAGACAGGCCGAGAGCCCCCACCCATCTGGAGGGTGCAGAAAGCCTTGCTCCAGAAATTCAGCCCAGAGATTAAAGATGGTCAAAGGCAGTTCTGTGCAACCAGTAAT TATCTGGGTTACTTTGGTGATGCTAAAATGCGCTACCAGCGATTGTATGTGAAGTTCTTGGAGAACGTCAACAAAAAAGATTATGTCAGAGTGTGTTCTCGAAAACCATGGCATAGGGCTGGTCAAACTCTGAG GCGTCAGTCACTACCTAAACAGCTGCCCACTATTCACAGTCAAACCCCACCTCGAGtagagagagatgacagagacaaggacaaacagaaagagagagagatgaagga cagggagcaaagagagaaggagaaacaggaTAGGGAGcggaaagaaagggaaagacaggagagagaacaaaaagagagggagattCAGGAGAGGgagtggaaagagagggagcagaaagaaaaggaaaaaaaacataggGATCAAAGTGAAagggagaggcaggagagagagcaaaaagagacggagaaacaagagagggagagaagagataaagagagagacaagagagaaaaggagcaacaggagagcgagaggagagagaaggagcgagagcagaaagacagagaacgGAAGGAGAGGGATAAAGAGAGAGCaagggagcagaaagaaaaggatggaagagagaaggagaaagataAGGACAAACAGAAGGATGtggacaaagagaaaaaggacagagagataCGAGAGAGAGATGGCACAGTGGAGTTTGCAAGGTTGAAGGAGGataagagaggaggagtgaagaaGATGGAGTGTCAGTCCAGAACCAAGACTTCGAAGGACAATGCAGGGCCTCCTcccaagaagaggaagaagtggctGAAGGAGgtgctgtcctcctcctctgagtctGACTCTTCCCCACTCAGTGATGACGAAG GTCTGTTACGGGGTGGAGCTAACAGTCGAGCCATGAGGGAGATGTTCAGGAGCTATGTGGAGATGCTGGTCAGCACAGCACTCGATCCTGATATGATCCAAGCACTGGAAGACACTGATG